The following coding sequences are from one Paucidesulfovibrio gracilis DSM 16080 window:
- a CDS encoding calcium/sodium antiporter codes for MTHDIIFFMLAVVLLWFGANWIVNSASAIARTLNISELVIGLTIVAMGTSAPEFLVTGTAAFKGLEDISLSNVVGSNIFNLGFILGLMAMIKPIRTNPTLLWRDGGLLFGTTVLILSLALTGNLGRIAGFVLLGILVTYLVYLFFRGSPLVVEDDDVARKARWYDYPVLLAGFLAIALGGDFMVESASSIATSLGVSSWVIGVTIVAAGTSLPELVTCLAASLKGRNDMLLGNLIGSDFFNFAGVLGLTCVLRPLRVSEQALPGLMLLVGMVFLVLVLIRTGWRVRRWEGALLIAINLVRWGKDFIG; via the coding sequence ATGACGCACGACATTATCTTTTTCATGTTGGCCGTGGTCCTGCTTTGGTTCGGTGCCAACTGGATTGTGAATTCGGCCTCGGCCATTGCCCGGACGCTGAATATTTCCGAGCTGGTTATCGGCCTGACCATCGTGGCCATGGGCACGTCCGCGCCCGAATTCCTGGTCACGGGAACCGCTGCGTTCAAGGGGCTGGAAGACATCTCCCTCTCCAACGTGGTGGGATCCAACATCTTTAACCTGGGATTCATCCTGGGACTGATGGCCATGATCAAGCCCATCCGCACCAATCCCACGCTGCTTTGGCGCGACGGTGGACTGCTTTTCGGCACCACGGTCCTGATTTTGTCCCTGGCCCTTACCGGTAATCTGGGACGTATTGCCGGGTTTGTTCTGCTGGGCATTCTGGTGACCTATCTGGTGTACCTGTTTTTTCGGGGCAGTCCGCTGGTGGTGGAGGATGACGACGTGGCGCGCAAGGCCCGTTGGTATGACTATCCCGTGCTGCTGGCCGGGTTTCTGGCCATTGCCCTGGGCGGGGATTTCATGGTGGAGTCCGCGTCGAGCATTGCCACCTCCCTGGGAGTCAGTTCCTGGGTCATCGGTGTGACTATCGTGGCCGCAGGCACGTCCCTGCCCGAGCTGGTGACCTGCTTGGCCGCATCGCTCAAAGGGCGGAACGACATGCTCCTGGGTAACCTGATCGGATCGGATTTCTTCAATTTCGCCGGAGTGCTGGGCCTGACCTGCGTGCTTCGCCCGTTGCGTGTTTCCGAGCAGGCGCTGCCCGGACTCATGCTTCTGGTGGGCATGGTCTTTTTGGTGTTGGTGCTCATCCGCACGGGCTGGCGGGTGCGCCGCTGGGAAGGAGCGCTGCTTATCGCCATCAACTTGGTGCGTTGGGGCAAGGACTTTATCGGGTAA
- a CDS encoding YccF domain-containing protein — MSFIGNLIWILFGGLFMSLGWLLSALLMLITIVGIPWARSCVTLAHFSLVPFGKTVVLRRDLMGRDDLGTGNLGLVGNIIWFVLAGIWLAIGHVLSAIVTAITIIGIPFAWQHLKLARVALAPVGKSVVTTREAQMLSEKLGRPVSLI, encoded by the coding sequence GTGAGTTTCATTGGCAACCTGATCTGGATTCTGTTCGGCGGTCTATTCATGTCCTTGGGCTGGCTGTTGTCGGCCCTGCTCATGCTCATCACCATCGTGGGCATCCCCTGGGCGCGCTCCTGCGTCACTCTGGCCCACTTCTCCCTGGTTCCCTTTGGCAAGACAGTGGTCCTGCGGCGTGACCTCATGGGCCGGGACGACCTGGGTACCGGCAATCTGGGCCTTGTGGGAAATATCATCTGGTTTGTACTGGCGGGCATCTGGCTGGCCATCGGCCATGTGCTTTCCGCCATTGTCACGGCCATCACCATCATCGGCATTCCCTTTGCCTGGCAGCACCTCAAGCTGGCGCGGGTGGCGTTGGCCCCGGTGGGCAAAAGCGTGGTCACCACCAGGGAGGCCCAGATGCTGTCGGAAAAGTTGGGACGCCCGGTGAGCCTGATCTAA